The Lycium ferocissimum isolate CSIRO_LF1 chromosome 10, AGI_CSIRO_Lferr_CH_V1, whole genome shotgun sequence genome window below encodes:
- the LOC132032967 gene encoding protein BLISTER-like, protein MASAQVMRKQEHLQAGKKKLEEFRKQRAAERAKKSTSKNRAHSTDGGFENQPLENEHARITDSRGAGTSDAVDGTVLELSRVDVKHDFKNPDLVQKSGFASSYDANASSTHSLYNNDNDASATSTASGNNHGFDSSISVSSHSGDKVFKGDENRKLSEQFSDSYNSSEKTENGGALGSVGFGFNTSHSTANFLSSNPSYSKIAGLFTHDGLGKSVQEEDNRMDLSPQNSVDPRLQEKPGYMNRWSSGLTSSSYEDYMRPATSSTNFSSEAGQKNGAMEANSSMVSDIGYDQLNASGFYMTNNSSSWASDSKYDGIISEARTSSCYSKLSPPTVGRRSRPSFLDSINIPKVPVVSPSPAESVSADRFDPKVHPMDTSESSNSRNMMNSSTFSVNGSDQLNHHTEKDTGNMDNHYHSFAQKQNEDFAALEQHIEDLTQEKFSSQRALEASRALAESLAAENSALTESYNQQGSFVTQLKADIEKLQEEIKAQLVELKAVKMEYANVQLECNAADERAKLLASEVIGLEEKALRLRSNELKLERELEKSQAEISSFKKKMASLGRERQDLLSTIDALKEEKKLLQAKLRKTSDNGKSADVSRSMPSKKDVSTSTEDLREEKIVNTTIDDPNLGAHSTEGPTFSYLSENDQLSLESLSTAIPPDQIRMIQSINTLISELALEKEELLKALSLESSQCSELQELNKDLTRKLEAQTQRLELLTAQSMATGNNQARQPDVLSVQDSTTYADEGDEVVERVLGWMMKLFPGGPSRRRTSKLI, encoded by the exons ATGGCTTCAGCTCAGGTGATGCGAAAACAAGAGCATTTACaagctggaaaaaaaaag CTGGAAGAGTTCCGTAAACAAAGAGCAGCAGAGAGGGCTAAAAAGTCAACTTCCAAAAATCGAGCTCACAGTACAGATGGAGGGTTTGAGAATCAACCTTTGGAAAATGAACACGCAAGAATCACTGACTCTCGTGGAGCTGGTACATCTGATGCAGTTGATGGAACTGTTTTAGAGTTATCTCGAGTAGATGTTAAGCATGATTTCAAGAATCCTGATCTTGTGCAGAAGAGTGGCTTTGCTTCTTCTTATGATGCTAATGCTAGTTCTACTCATAGTTTATATAACAATGACAATGATGCTAGCGCTACTTCTACTGCTAGTGGAAACAATCATGGTTTTGATTCTTCCATCTCTGTGTCGTCTCATTCTGGAGATAAAGTGTTTAAGGGTGATGAGAATCGAAAGTTGTCTGAACAATTCAGCGACAGTTATAATTCCTCTGAGAAGACGGAGAATGGTGGAGCCTTAGGAAGTGTTGGATTTGGATTTAATACTAGTCATTCTACAGCTAATTTTCTGTCATCAAACCCCAGTTACAGTAAAATTGCCGGTCTATTTACTCATGATGGTCTGGGTAAAAGCGTACAAGAGGAAGACAACAGAATGGATCTTTCACCTCAAAACTCTGTTGATCCTCGTCTGCAAGAAAAACCAGGTTATATGAATCGTTGGTCTAGTGGGTTAACTTCCTCATCATATGAAG ATTATATGCGCCCCGCAACCAGCAGTACAAATTTTTCGTCAGAAGCTGGGCAAAAAAACGGTGCTATGGAAGCTAATAGTTCTATGGTTTCTGATATTGGGTATGACCAGCTTAATGCCTCTGGTTTTTACATGACCAATAATTCTTCCTCTTGGGCATCTGATTCTAAATATGATGGAATCATTTCTGAAGCAAGAACTTCTTCTTGTTATTCAAAATTGTCTCCACCCACTGTTGGGAGGAGATCTCGTCCATCTTTCCTTGATTCAATCAACATTCCAAAAGTTCCTGTGGTATCCCCTTCTCCAGCTGAATCAGTTTCTGCAGACAGATTTGATCCAAAGGTCCATCCCATGGACACTTCGGAATCATCCAACTCCAGGAACATGATGaattcttcaactttttctgtTAATGGGTCTGATCAGTTGAATCATCATACTGAGAAAGACACGGGGAACATGGACAACCATTATCATTCTTTTGCACAAAAACAGAATGAAGATTTTGCTGCTTTAGAACAG CATATTGAAGATTTAACACAAGAGAAGTTTTCTTCACAACGTGCTCTTGAGGCTTCACGAGCTCTAGCAGAGTCTCTAGCTGCTGAAAATTCAGCCCTGACAGAGAGTTATAATCAACAG GGCAGTTTTGTTACCCAATTAAAGGCCGACATAGAAAAACTGCAGGAAGAAATTAAAGCACAACTG GTTGAACTTAAAGCCGTGAAAATGGAATATGCAAACGTACAATTGGAATGTAACGCTGCAGATGAACGTGCTAAGCTATTGGCTTCTGAAGTGATTGGATTGGAAGAGAAG GCACTTCGTCTGAGATCTAATGAGCTTAAACTGGAGAGGGAATTAGAGAAATCACAAGCTGAAATATCTTCTTTCAA AAAGAAAATGGCTAGCCTTGGAAGGGAACGTCAGGATCTATTGTCAACAATTGATGCTCTAAAAGAAG AAAAGAAGCTCTTGCAGGCGAAACTACGAAAAACTTCTGATAATGGCAAGTCAGCTGATGTTAGCAGGAGTATGCCTAGTAAAAAAGATGTATCAACTTCAACAGAGGATCTCC GTGAAGAAAAAATTGTAAATACTACCATAGATGACCCTAACTTGGGAGCTCACAGTACTGAGGGACCCACTTTTTCATATCTGTCTGAGAATGACCAGCTCAGTCTTGAAAGTTTATCGACAGCCATTCCTCCAGATCAGATACGGATGATTCAAAGCATCAATACATTGATTTCTGAG TTAGCCTTGGAGAAAGAAGAGTTGTTGAAAGCCTTGTCACTGGAATCATCTCAGTGCTCTGAGCTGCAG GAGTTAAACAAGGACTTAACTCGAAAGCTTGAAGCTCAAACACAAAGATTAGAGCTTTTGACTGCTCAAAGCATGGCAACTGGTAACAACCAAGCAAGGCAACCAGATGTTCTATCTGTGCAGGACAGCACCACATATGCTGATGAAGGTGATGAG GTGGTTGAGCGGGTCTTGGGATGGATGATGAAGCTATTTCCTGGAGGACCATCAAGGCGGAGAACCAGCAAGCTTATTTAG